One part of the Salvelinus fontinalis isolate EN_2023a chromosome 4, ASM2944872v1, whole genome shotgun sequence genome encodes these proteins:
- the LOC129854475 gene encoding 72 kDa type IV collagenase-like — protein MGCQTAFSPRHLVLKVFLVQLIAFLQKTSAAPSPIIKFPGDDSPKTDKEVALHYLNKFYGCPQDRCNLMVLKDTLKKMQKFFSLQETGEIDPKTVEIMKKPRCGVPDVAQYNFFHRKPKWQQNAITYRILGHSPDLDEETIDDAFLRAFKVWSDVTPLKFTRLMDGEADIMINFGRNEHGDGYPFDGKDGLLAHAFAPGPGTGGDSHFDDDEQWTLGEGQVVKVKFGNAEGEFCKFPFMFMGKEYNSCTNQGRDDGFLWCSTTYNFDDDGKYGFCPHELLFTLGGNADGAPCKFPFTFQGENYDGCTTQGRDDGYRWCATTENYDNDKSYGFCPETAMSTVGGNSEGSPCVFPFTFLGDTYDSCTASGRSDGKMWCASTKSYDDDRKWGFCPDQGYSLFLVAAHEFGHALGLEHSQDPGALMAPMYTFTKNFRLSNDDIKGIQELYGAGTDKPVPPTQGPVTPMDICNEPVVFDAVAQIRGETFFFKDRFIFRSTNFRGKPSGPMLVATYWHELPVTIDAAYENPLEEKTVFFAGNEMWIFNADQIEKGYPKRISSIGLPTDLKGIDAAFSFGKSQKTYLFAGDKFWRYNEAKKKMDPGFPKLIADSWNGIPDGIDSAFSLNGIDYTYFFKGAHYFKMDDSSLKIVKLGEITKDWLGCH, from the exons ATGGGGTGCCAGACGGCATTTAGCCCCCGACACCTTGTCCTCAAAGTGTTTTTGGTACAGTTAATCGCCTTTCTCCAGAAAACCTCTGCAGCCCCCTCGCCCATTATCAAGTTCCCAGGAGACGATAGTCCAAAAACAGACAAAGAAGTGGCTCTG CACTATCTGAACAAGTTCTATGGCTGCCCACAAGACAGATGTAATCTCATGGTGCTGAAGGACACCCTGAAGAAGATGCAGAAGTTCTTCTCGCTGCAAGAGACGGGCGAGATCGACCCCAAGACAGTGGAGATCATGAAGAAGCCCCGCTGTGGAGTTCCTGATGTTGCCCAATACAACTTCTTCCACAGGAAACCAAAGTGGCAGCAAAACGCCATCACCTACAG GATTCTAGGCCACTCTCCTGACCTGGACGAGGAGACTATTGATGACGCCTTCTTAAGGGCCTTCAAAGTGTGGAGTGACGTCACCCCACTCAAGTTCACCCGCCTCATGGATGGAGAGGCTGACATCATGATTAACTTTGGCCGCAACG AGCATGGTGATGGCTACCCCTTCGATGGTAAAGATGGTCTGCTGGCTCATGCCTTTGCTCCTGGACCAGGCACCGGGGGAGACTCCCACTTTGATGACGACGAGCAGTGGACCCTGGGAGAAGGACAAG TTGTGAAGGTGAAGTTTGGTAATGCAGAGGGGGAGTTCTGTAAGTTCCCCTTCATGTTTATGGGGAAGGAGTACAACAGCTGTACCAATCAGGGCCGTGATGATGGATTCCTCTGGTGCTCCACCACATACAACTTTGACGACGACGGCAAATACGGTTTCTGTCCCCATGAGT TGCTGTTCACCCTGGGTGGAAACGCGGACGGAGCTCCCTGTAAGTTCCCCTTCACTTTCCAAGGGGAGAACTATGATGGTTGCACCACTCAGGGGCGTGACGACGGCTACCGCTGGTGTGCTACGACTGAGAACTATGACAATGACAAGTCCTACGGGTTCTGCCCTGAAACAG CCATGTCCACCGTTGGAGGAAACTCTGAGGGTTCCCCCTGTGTGTTCCCCTTCACGTTCCTTGGAGACACTTATGACAGTTGCACCGCTTCTGGACGTAGCGACGGCAAGATGTGGTGCGCCTCCACCAAGAGCTACGACGATGACCGCAAGTGGGGCTTCTGTCCTGATCAAG GCTACAGTCTGTTCCTGGTTGCGGCCCATGAGTTTGGCCATGCCCTGGGCTTGGAGCACTCCCAGGACCCTGGCGCTCTGATGGCCCCCATGTACACCTTCACCAAGAACTTTAGACTGTCCAACGACGACATCAAGGGCATCCAGGAGCTCTATG GTGCTGGTACAGACAAGCCCGTGCCTCCCACCCAGGGCCCAGTCACTCCTATGGACATCTGTAATGAACCTGTGGTGTTTGATGCTGTGGCCCAGATCAGAGGAGAGACCTTCTTCTTCAAGGACAG GTTCATATTCAGGTCAACCAACTTCCGGGGCAAGCCTTCAGGTCCCATGCTGGTAGCCACCTACTGGCATGAGCTCCCTGTCACCATCGACGCTGCCTATGAGAACCCACTGGAGGAGAAGACTGTGTTCTTTGCAG GCAATGAGATGTGGATCTTCAATGCAGACCAGATAGAGAAAGGCTACCCCAAGAGAATCTCCTCTATAGGCCTGCCCACAGACCTGAAAGGCATTGACGCAGCCTTCTCCTTTGGAAAGAGCCAGAAGACCTACCTGTTCGCTGGAGACAAGTTCTGGAG GTACAATGAAGCCAAGAAGAAGATGGACCCTGGCTTCCCCAAGCTCATCGCTGACTCCTGGAATGGAATCCCAGACGGCATTGACTCTGCCTTTAGTCTGAATGGCATCG ATTACACCTACTTCTTCAAAGGTGCCCACTACTTCAAAATGGATGACAGTAGCCTGAAGATCGTCAAACTGGGCGAGATTACAAAGGACTGGCTGGGTTGTCACTAA